The following proteins come from a genomic window of Gossypium raimondii isolate GPD5lz chromosome 5, ASM2569854v1, whole genome shotgun sequence:
- the LOC105769075 gene encoding LOW QUALITY PROTEIN: uncharacterized TPR repeat-containing protein At1g05150 (The sequence of the model RefSeq protein was modified relative to this genomic sequence to represent the inferred CDS: deleted 1 base in 1 codon) — MATRGSRSEKVKRIFQQFDTNRDGGLNRDEMAALVVAVNPRVKFSDEQINAILDEVFRTYGEFIDGEKGLTYDGLLRTYDDGAGDVDRDFDALGLELNFDENKGASIVSEASSSSIADERVIESQKNQRTAAWAVSPHHGIVFDDTWKLVDDLEILLKRLKAKQAKDAKFRNDNFDAYSDAGWSRELGASAELSEKRVYWEESGPDYALFVKELGALRSRADGARSREEAFDGHMAIGRVLYEHQLFKEALICFKRSCELQPMDVRPHFRAGNCLYVLGKSKEAKEEFLLALESAEAGGNQWGYLLPQIYVNLGIALEGEGMVLSACEYYREAAILCPTHYRALKLLGSALFGVGEYRAAVKALEEAIFMKPDYADAHCDLASALHGMGEDERAIEVFQKAIDLKPGHVDALYNLGGLYMDLGRFQRASEMYTRVLAVWPNHWRAQLNKAVSLLGAGETEEAKKALKEALKMTNRVELHDAIYHLKQLQKKKVKTNGGTNGEAAFVIMDPSKFKTLGEKTTLRQDLGNALQIRAFQRLTRLNRCEVDLLKKEMNETDVPVSYSGSGGPQKSIRKPNLEEVLRKLLNFLKPETFQGAVKAINEKILSVLDETGSGRVDLGMFYAVLAPLCSGPPDKRKRIAFDALLWRPVNEGGSHIRKVDAVQYIKLLRAIFIPSHGASEMLEVHGETDTSMVSFNEFLIMFNDPDWGFGILSTLLKLETGDRNRHERHVCSVCRYPIIGSRFKEVKSHFSLCNQCYSEGKVPPNFKQDEYKFKEYGKEAEAIKDKCLCFNLQSRKDP; from the coding sequence ATGGCGACGAGAGGGAGTAGATCAGAAAAGGTGAAGAGGATTTTCCAGCAATTCGACACGAACCGAGATGGGGGTCTTAATAGAGATGAAATGGCAGCGTTAGTCGTCGCTGTTAACCCCAGAGTCAAGTTTAGCGACGAACAAATTAACGCCATTCTCGACGAAGTATTTCGAACCTATGGGGAGTTCATTGACGGCGAAAAGGGGTTAACTTATGACGGTTTGTTGAGAACTTACGACGACGGAGCTGGTGACGTGGACCGTGACTTCGACGCGCTGGGGCTCGAGCTCAATTTCGACGAAAACAAAGGCGCATCTATCGTGTCCGAAGCATCGTCGTCGTCGATTGCGGATGAGAGAGTAATAGAGTCGCAGAAGAATCAACGGACGGCGGCGTGGGCAGTGTCGCCGCATCACGGGATAGTTTTCGACGACACGTGGAAGCTCGTTGATGATTTGGAGATTTTGCTCAAGAGGTTGAAAGCAAAGCAAGCGAAAGACGCGAAATttagaaatgataattttgATGCGTATTCAGATGCCGGGTGGTCAAGGGAATTAGGAGCCTCTGCAGAGCTTTCAGAGAAAAGGGTATATTGGGAAGAATCAGGGCCTGATTATGCACTTTTTGTTAAAGAATTGGGAGCTTTAAGGAGTAGAGCTGATGGCGCAAGGTCAAGAGAAGAAGCATTTGATGGACACATGGCAATTGGGAGGGTCTTATATGAGCACCAGTTGTTTAAAGAAGCTTTGATATGTTTCAAAAGGTCTTGCGAATTACAGCCAATGGATGTCAGGCCACATTTCAGAGCCGGGAATTGTTTGTATGTGTTAGGGAAGTCCAAAGAAGCTAAAGAAGAGTTTCTGTTGGCTTTGGAATCAGCTGAGGCTGGTGGGAACCAATGGGGTTACTTGCTTCCTCAAATTTATGTCAATCTTGGGATTGCTCTTGAAGGAGAAGGTATGGTTTTAAGTGCTTGTGAGTATTATAGGGAAGCTGCTATTCTTTGCCCTACTCATTATAGAGCTTTGAAACTTTTGGGTAGTGCTCTTTTCGGGGTGGGGGAGTATAGGGCAGCTGTAAAGGCTTTAGAAGAGGCTATTTTTATGAAACCAGATTATGCTGATGCACATTGTGATTTAGCCTCAGCTTTGCATGGTATGGGTGAGGATGAGAGGGCAATTGAAGTTTTCCAGAAAGCTATTGATTTGAAACCAGGTCATGTTGACGCTCTATACAATCTAGGTGGGCTTTATATGGACTTGGGTAGGTTTCAGAGAGCTTCTGAGATGTACACTAGGGTTTTAGCTGTGTGGCCGAATCATTGGCGGGCACAGCTCAATAAGGCTGTATCCTTGTTGGGGGCCGGAGAAACTGAAGAAGCTAAGAAAGCTTTGAAGGAGGCCTTAAAAATGACAAATAGGGTTGAGTTACATGATGCCATATACCATCTGAAGCAGCTACAGAAGAAGAAAGTCAAGACTAACGGTGGTACCAATGGGGAGGCGGCTTTTGTAATAATGGATCCCTCAAAATTCAAGACTCTGGGTGAGAAGACTACATTGAGGCAGGATTTAGGAAATGCTCTTCAAATTAGGGCTTTCCAGAGACTTACTAGATTGAACCGATGTGAAGTGGATCttttgaagaaagaaatgaatgaaaCTGATGTACCAGTCTCCTATTCCGGTAGCGGTGGTCCTCAGAAATCCATACGCAAGCCTAATTTGGAAGAAGTTCTACGcaaattacttaattttctAAAACCTGAAACCTTCCAAGGAGCTGTCAAAGCTATAAATGAGAAAATCCTCTCAGTCTTGGATGAAACAGGATCGGGCAGGGTGGACTTGGGCATGTTTTATGCTGTTCTTGCGCCCCTTTGTAGTGGACCTCCAGATAAGCGAAAAAGGATCGCCTTTGATGCACTCTTATGGCGACCTGTAAATGAAGGTGGTTCTCATATTAGAAAGGTAGATGCAGTTCAGTACATCAAATTGTTGAGGGCTATATTTATCCCTTCTCATGGAGCTAGTGAAATGCTGGAAGTTCATGGAGAAACAGATACCTCAATGGTATCTTTCAATGAGTTCCTTATCATGTTCAATGATCCTGATTGGGGCTTTGGTATTTTGTCCACTCTCCTGAAGTTAGAAACTGGAGATAGGAATCG